One Mus musculus strain C57BL/6J chromosome 2, GRCm38.p6 C57BL/6J genomic window, GAGCTGTAATGGCAGCTACAGCAGAAGCCAGCAGCTGGGTGATAGCAGAGCCCCATGGTGTGCCACAGTGACAGTCACGAGTAattcacaacttcctgtaactccagctctgggtaGCCTGGCCCCCACACTGACAGATAAAcctacataaataagtaaataaataaataaataaaccaaataaataaaacctcgtTGTGTGTAGTTATCCTGAATTAGCTGTATCATCCTTAAATTTCTGTGTATATTTAATTAGAAgaatcttttccccacttttttaaTCACCTCTGTTTTCTGTCTTCTGCCGTCCTTTCTTATCCATTTAAACATTTATGGTGTCACTATTTGAAAAGAAACGCATGATTTTTCATGTGTCTGAGACTATTATTGTCCTGAGTCACTTATGAACAATTTTTTTACATGTAGTTCCTTGATCAAAGTAGCAAAATGTTGTAGTTTGCACGTAGATTGTTCCCCAAGGGCTCCTGTGTTCCAACACTTGGCCCCAGGCTGGCGGTGCTGTTTGAAAGGCTGTGTAAACTCAGAAGGCAGTTCCTCTTAGAGGACGTGGGTCAAAGGTGCCCAGCCTTGAGGCCTCATTGCCCCATCCCACTTCCTTTTCACACTCTACTTCCTGTGCCCAGATGGATGTGACACCTGGCCTTCTATTCATGTCACCCATGCCTTCTCCACACTCTACCATCTGCTCCTCACTGTGGTGGATTGAGCCCCTTGAACTAAAAGTCAGAATgaaacccttcctccctcaaATTGCTCCTTGCCAAGTGTCTGGACATAGCAAGATGAAGAATAACTATAAACAGAAGTATTACattcatagattaaaaaaaacaagtcaATGTTTCATATGTAACATCTGTATGGAGAGAGAACATAATGTAAAAAAAGTCATTTAATTTTTCAAACAATACATTTAACTCAACAAATTATGTCTCCGTCCTCAAATCCTGAGGATACTGAGGTAAAAATGAGAATTACCACATGGAAACACCAAGATGCTCTGTCAATACACATTTGGGTAGCAAAGTCATGTTCATAGGCTTTGTCCTCAGGAAGCTGTGAGGTTGAATCTTGACTCTAAAATCCACCAGCTTTGCAACACTAGGAAGGTTCTAGTAGTTCTGTAGACTTAGTTTGTGTGTATTTTCTCATCACTTTAACTGTAAAGGTAGAAATAGGTCAGGCCTTCCACAATGTCTGCGCGCAGCAGATGCAtggtctgtctgtatgtctgtctgtctgtctgtgtctcctcGATCCTGTTTTCCAGCCAAATTTTAGCATTTTAGCAACCTGGTGGTTCAGAACAGTCCTTTTACCATTTAGTTTATGTTGAGTGTTAATTTCCATAACTGGGAGGATCATGAGTTAAAGGACTTGTCTGTTCATCTAAGTGAAGCCCTGGGCTCTGTGTAAATTGGGTGAACTGGGGGATTGATGGAGGAGCCAGAGGTAAAAATCAGAATCCAGGCAACAATCCAGGCATCGGCCATGACCATCTCCACAGCCTCCCACAAatattttggggtgtgtgtagtgtgtgtgtgtgtgtgtgtgtgtgtgtgtgtgtgtgtgtgtgtgtggtgtgtgtgtgtgtgtgtgtgtacatgcccgTGTGGCTGTGTGCATATGGACGTCAGAGGTCTTCCCCAATGATTCTCTcttattttctgatctaggcCTCTCAGCTAAGCCTGGTGTGCTCTGGTTTGGCTAGGTGGATGACCACCAGGGAGATGTCTTCCTCTGCCCCTCCAGGACTGGCATTGCAGACATGTGCTGTGACACAGCTTCTCTCTCACATCTGTGCTAGAGgcatgaactcaggtcctcaggcttgtatGACAATTgctttacagactgagccatctctgcagcctgttttgttgttgttgttttggggggggctgttgttgttgttgttttgtttgcttgttttttgttttggggtgttgttgttgttattgttgttcgggttttttgttttgatttgattttttagaATAAGGAAGTGAGTTCAGTGTCTCCAGCTTTTCCCCATTCTGTGAGGTCATATGTCACTCAGGAACCTTTGGGACTAGATCATCTGACGTGCTCACTGTAACCCAAGTGGTAACCACtgagaaaataactttaaaatgtgcaaaaaagggaaggaggggaccacagtgacacactagaAACTATGAAACAAACACCAAAGAAGTTAGTGTTTGAATCATCAAGCAACAAAAAGATGAAAGTAGCCGAAGCCCTTCCTTTAGTAGCCCCTCCACAAAGGAAGATTGAGTTACAAGCTGTCAGCAAtttagcacttggaagacagagaagagaaggctATGAGGttaaggtcagccagggctacacagtgagatgttgtctcaaaaaaaaagagaaagacaactCTCTCTTATATAAAAGAAAccactttgggggctggagagatggctcagtggttaagagaactggctgctcttgcagaggactcagggttTATTCCTAGCACCTAGCACCCATAcagagctcacagccatctgcaacgTCCAGGGCGTCCTATGAcctcttctgacatccacagGTATTGCATGGGCACAGTGCACAGGTGcagccaaacactcatacacaaatagtaaaataaatcttttgcataaataaatacatctacttTAGCTCCAAAGACTGAAATTCAAAAGAATAGGAAacgtgggctggtgagatggctcagtgggtaagagcacccgactgctcttccaaaggtccggagttcaaatcccagcaaccacatggtggcttacaaccatctgtaacaagatctgacgccctcttctggagtgtctgaagacagctacagtgtacttacatataataaataaataaatcttaaaaaaaaaaagaataggaaacGTGTGTTTCAtgaaaataataacaagaaattAAAGTAGCTGTACTCATATCAGATGAAATAAGCTTCAAGCCAATTAGGAGACCAAAAGATGATTGGATGTTATAAGGAGATCATTTTGCCAAGTAGTTATGTAACTCTAAAAGTACGTGCACAGGAGCTGCTGGCCAGTTGGTGGCCCTCTAAGAGGGGGAGCCTTGAAactgtaaaaaattaaataaataaaaaacaaaaacaaaaaccacctttCAATATGTGTAGACACACCCAACATGTTGAAGTGAAAGGTTAAAAATATTAAGGTGGCGAGATACCatgtaattcctttttttttttttttgaaaaatggaaaagcCGGTTTTTCAGATTCATACAGAATTGCGAGAGGTTTtgtgttggggtccaggagtaGCCCCCACAAACCACACGGATCTCGGTCAGACAGGGAGAGTTTCTTAAGCATTTGCTCAAGGACTGATTAGTCAGAGGCACGGAACAGGCTCAGGAGCTGACTTTGACACTGAGTCAGTAGCCTACAGAATTGTTAAGCCtgaaatccacaaacatctgtgccacgTTATTCCACCGATGAGGATGTAGGGCTAGGGGACTTCCTTAGGgacatgtctttgttgtacatttGTCCTGGTCTCATTGGTTTGGGTGTTCCACTGTGGTGGGACACTTGTCTTGTCTGACGTCCATGTTTTCACTGGctaaccaggatgtcagttacccataTATGTGACTCTTTCTGCCAGGTAAGATGTCAGGTCCCAGGGAGGTCATGGAAACTTAAACTTTACTCCTtccctactcaaaatggaagtcttattctaaATAGATACAGATGTCTCTGTTATGTTGAGGTCCATCCTAGGGGCAGCTTAGAAAAGTAAATACCATAGAAGCTCATACATGGGTGCAGGAAGTGCCACTGGGCAGTTGGTTCAGGTCCAAGTTTATTGCGGCTAACTATACAAAATAGTTCTAACTGCCCtctattgtgattggtttccaagaacaccaaagcacagaaTGTAACCATGTGTGCAATCAACTCTGGTGTGAGAAAGTTTCCTTGTAACAGTAGTAACAGCTTAAAATAGCTGGCCGGACAGGCAGCAGTTATCCAGGCCTTGACACCTTGGGTCTTGGTAGCGACACAAGTGCCTGTAAACTGGGGCCTTGCTGGGTAGCCAGGTACCAGCATGCAGTAGGGAACACAGTTGAAAAGTGGGACTTTCTGCAACTTCTCCAAACTCATTTCCAGGCTGTGCAGTTAAGTCAAAACaacacaattaaaatatatacatttgctcaagagaaaaaaaaagtaagaagccAGAGGCtcacctgtcatctcagcattcaggacAGAGGTAGGAGCACCACATGCTCTGGGGCAGCctcggctacatagcaagaccctgactccaaaaaaagaggagagagggaggtttTTGAATTCAAGAAACTAATTGTGGTCCACAAGACTTCCCAGGAACAAGATAAAGAAAGGGTGCTGGTCAGCAAAGTCTACAAGGCCAGAGTAGTTTACTACACGCCTGGAAAAACAATAGTGGAAAGctgtggtgtggtggtgcatcccctcagtcctagcactcgggaagcagaggcaggcagatctctgtgagttcaaggctagcctggtctacagagtgagttccagggcagctatacagtgagaccctgtctcagactgCAGCAAATGTGATCAATGCGACTACATGCTTGTGGAAACTGAAGAATGGTTTTACATGAGCAACCCTGGAGTGACGTTTACGACACCAAAGGGCTGAAGGAGGAATATAACACTCTCAGTTTATACGGAATAAAAAGCAATACTAATAGATCATTCGACATAAACTGATGAAAATGTGATTTTGTGTTAGGAATGAAAGCTAATTCTCTAAGCCTAACCAGGAAACTTAAGCTTCCAGCCCAAATCAGACAGCAGCCAAGAACACACACCATCATCTGGCAGTGGACTGGGGGCCTGGTCAGCACCACGGGAGTTAAGGGAATTGAGTCTGAAGAGTCGAGCCACAAGGTTAAACTATGAGAAAAATTATAGGCAATGGAGGATGTATTAATTTGTTATGGATTAAAACATAAAGACCATTTCTCCTGTTATTATCTCCAATGCTACCCAGAGAGTCACTTTAAGAATGCATGCCTCTAGGATAAAtataacaaagatagagaaaaccTTTAGAgggatatttttttaattcttgaaaaaaaacaaagactggGGATGTAGATCAGGCCTGGTATATGCAATGTGCTGATTTCCATTCCTAGCaatacgcacatgcacacacaatcggggatggggaggggagacagagagaggggagagggagagggagagagagggagagggagagagagggagagggagagggagagaagaggaaggaagagagggagagaagaggcgagagggaggggagagaggagagagagaaagagagaagaggagaagagagggagagggaggagggaaagaaaggagagaggggattgGGGGAGAGCTCTTTAAGTTCCACATGAGAGGATGAAAGGACAGCAAATCCAGAAACAGGACCTGCCCCTGTAGGGCAGGGCTAGGAGTTGGTTGGGTTTTCAGCCAGGCTTTCCTTACAGCCATCTCCTTACAGCCATCTCTgagcctctttccctctcttctcccggCAGAGTTTGGACCAACCTAACCACCCTCGGCCAGGATTCACCACACATCGAGCCAGCATCATGAGACCTGTGTCACCTTTGCAGCTCCTGCTGGTGCTCAGCCTAGCACCACAGCCAGTGCTTGGAAGTCCCAAGCAATACTTTCTGAGTAGGTGCTGGGTCTGTGCTCCAGGGGAGGGACGGGGTTAGCGCCTGTGGAGAAGGGACTATCTCGGGGGACACCGCTAGAGAATTTCACAGTGAATAGAACAGTACAACATCCAAGGATCCGAAGGGTGTGGTCAGAAAACTCTAGGTCAGAATTCTTGTTCTGTGTGCTTATATCACAGGGCTCCAAACTCTCTGAGGACAGggggctttgctttgttttcaaatGTGACGTTATAATGTAAATAACGATATTGagacaagaagaaaagagaaacaagctGGTGCATTCAGGCTAGGAGCTGTCTTACTAGACCATGAGGCGCATCCCACTAAATATTAGTTACAGTCAACGTCGTAAGCCTCGTCTTCCTGGTTAAGTTTGCTGTCCCCAATTCCATCATGGAGGAAACCCTGGCCCCACTCTTCAAGCATGAAGACAGACAGGAAAATGAAATTGGTAGAAATCATGATTCAACCTGCACCAAGGTTGGCCTTGGAGGATAcatggggaggaagggaagggactgcacattttattttatgcttggTAAAAATCTAGAGGCACTGCACAATTACCAGTGACTAGCATCCACTAGAGTCTGTCTCATTGGCTACGAATGCCCCTTAGCCCGACAGGGGCAGGAATGCCTATCCTGGGCCAATATGCAGTAGGACAAGAGCTGTTTTGTGTGCATTCTTCTATATTTGGGGCTCAGTCAGAGGATATGATTGATGGCTCatgttcctgtggaggctcagTTCTGTTTGCAGAGCTTCGGAAAGGAAAAGCTGGATATTGGCATCCCATTCTGAAATTCCCACCCTCcttaccatgaaaaaaaaaaatccaccctgAACTGTGAATTGGAGCCCACCTTCTAGCCCAGCTCTTACAGTTTGTTGGTTCATTGTTGTGCTATACTTctgtttatgtttcctcttttttaagaatattatttgtttaatatatatgagtacactgtagctgtcttcagacgcaccagaagagggcatcagatcagatcccattgcagatggttgtgagccaccatatggttactgggaattgaactcaggacctctggaagaacagtcagtgctcttaaccactgagccatctctccagtccatttaGGCTTCTTAATATATATATTCCACACAAATAACTGATGTTCAGTTGACTCTAGAACAAATTTAAATTACTATAAATTAGGTGACTAATACCTTTTTttaaacttcacacacacacacacacacacacacacacacattcctaccCTTGAAACAGACCCTACCAGGGTCGATAGGGTCTCAATATCTGATCCATAAGGATTATGCATAGACGTGAGTCCAAGGTTCCACCTAATAGTCTCAGATCTGACATCCAGCCCTAGTTCACTAACCAGAACCCAGAGGAACATGGGCGCTAGGGGCGAAACCAATTCCCATCCCTGGAAAGCAGCAAGGGGAGATGAGGTTGCTGCTGCCTGTTCTTTCAACCACTCTCTTACCACTTCATTCCAGAGTACATCCTGGAACCTCCACCGTGCAGATCGGAGCCCGGAGCGTGCAACATGTTCTGTACGCAGCAGGAGGAATGCCCTGAACCGCTTCAGTGCTGTTCCGCCTACTGTGGGATAGTGTGTACCTCAAACCAAGCCCCAGTACTAGGGCTCTCCTAAGGCTCCCCTCTCCCAGCCCTGGCACCAGAGCTGCTGGCAGAGGCCAACAGCAGAGGCTGTTGCCCACGACTGTGATGagtgtcctttcctttttctttcttcttgctggTTCTGCCATATTGCCATCCTTGTCTCTCTCTTTACCAAGGATGATTTCCACAGAACTCCTAAttaaaaaagcatcttcaaatcTCATCATCCCTCCACCACTGAAGCTGTGAATCTCTGCCCCTGTCTCTCTGAACGTACTCATAGTTGCCTCTGACTCTATTCTGGGGCCTTCCTGGTCCCAGAAGAACCGAGGACACTGATGAGACACTGCCGCTCCTCTCACACGGCATGTCTGTTGCCTTTAATACGACagtccctctttttctttcttttttctttttctctgtttgaaTAGATGATGATTCTGCTTGTCCATGTCTCACAATATCCAAATGAAGTCTAGACCAAAGATCAGCAGCAGGGCGTTCAACAGCTGAGTGTCTTGAGGAAAGATTGAAATGCCTCGTTCTTTGCTAAGTCCCGTGCCCTGAGCAAATGTCCAGCTGTGTAGACTATGTTCAGAGTGATGGTGTACATCTGgactctcaatctctctctctctctctctctctctctccctctctctctctctctctggatcaGCTTGCTCATCATTAAGACAAGAATAAACATGAGACTAAAATAAATATCACAAATGAGCTGAAGCAGTCTCTTGCCTCATGGTTAATTTCCATGCATTTAACTGGCCCCTCGACCAGTTCTGTCTGAAAAGACTAGTCCATGCGATTAGACATGGCACCTTTGACTGTGCGGTGTTAGATAGAACACAGAGGCACAAGAAGCTGACAGTGGCAGCACCAAGAGAAGagacctcctcttcctcttccagccTCCTCCAATAGCAATGAC contains:
- the Wfdc13 gene encoding WAP four-disulfide core domain protein 13 precursor, whose protein sequence is MRPVSPLQLLLVLSLAPQPVLGSPKQYFLKYILEPPPCRSEPGACNMFCTQQEECPEPLQCCSAYCGIVCTSNQAPVLGLS